GAAGCAGCTGCAGCTCGTCCATCTCGACCAGTGGTCGAAGAAATACGCCCATGAACTTTCGGGCGGCATGCAGCAGCGCGTCGGCCTGGCGCGGGCCTTCGCCACCGAGGCGCCGATCCTTCTGATGGACGAGCCGTTCTCGGCGCTCGACCCGCTGATCCGCACCAAGCTGCAGGACGAATTGCTGCAGCTTCAGGCGGAACTGAAGAAGACCATCATCTTCGTCAGCCATGACCTCGAGGAGGCGCTGAAGATCGGCAGCCACATCACGATCATGGAAGGCGGCCGCATCGTCCAGACCGGCGCGCCGGAAGACATCGTGCTCAGGCCCGCCAACGACTATGTCCGCGACTTCATCGCCAATGTGAACCCGTTGTCGGTGCTGACGGCGTGGAACGTGATGCGCGACCGCCGCGACCTGGAGCAGGGCGAGGATGGCTGGGTGTGGCTCGACAGGCGCAAGACGACGCGCTTCAAGATCGACGAGCATGGCCTGGTGGCCGCGGCCGAGCGCGACGGCAAGCCGGCGGTGTGGGTCTCCTGCGCCGATGTCGAGCGCCAGCCGGAAGAGGGCGCCCAGGTGTTCTGGGCCAATCCCGGCACGCCGCTGAAAACGGTGATGCTCGCCATGCACCGCTCGCAGACGGCGCCGGTGGCGCTGTTCGACGAAGGCTCGCGCTTCGTCGGCGCGATCGGCATCCGCGACGTGCTGAGCGCGGTACTGCGGCGATAGGCTTCTTCGCAGGCGTATAGCGCCCTGGCTGGGCGTTTTGCCTGCGGCTTGTCTTTCGCTTCCTTCGGGCGCAGAATCCACCTGTTGCGTGGCCATGCGCCAGAGGGGTGATGCCGACGTCGCGCACAGGGGTTCCAGGCGCGATAGCGCTGTCGATTGTCGCCGGAGTCTCGCTTGGAAGCGGCGCGGCGCTCGCCCAAGATTTTGTCATCGGCAATGGCGTCATTGCCGGCCAGCAGACGATGAGCAATGCCGGTGATACCGGCCTCGTGCAGGCAAACGGAGCGATCGAAACATTCGGCGCCGGCGTCGATGCCGTGCAGATGTTCAATTCGGGTCAACGGCTGACCAATTACGGGCTGATCGCAAGATTGGGCGGCGGCGCCGCCAATGTGCATTCGCAAGGGCCCGACGCGACCATCCTCAACAACGGTGCCATCCTGGCGATCGGCGATGGCTCGATCGGCATTTTGTCGGAAGGCGGCGATACGCAGATCGTGAACAACGGCACGATCGAAGCGCTTGGCGTCGCCACATACGGGATCATCAGCGATGCTCCGGCCGGGCATGTGGATAACCATGGCTTTATTGGCGTTTCCGGCACGGCTGCCGCGGGCATAATCGGCGACGGGCCGGACCTGACGGTGGACAACAGCGGATCCATCGAGGCCTATGGGACCGCGGCCGGAGGGATTCTGTGGCAGAGCAACGGGCTGCGACTCGATAATTCCGGGTCGATCGTTGTGTCGGGCCTGGCTTCGGTCGGCATCGGCGCGAGCGGCAATGACATCACCATCACCAACAGCGGCACGGTCGATGTCTTCGGGACGGCTTCGACGGGTATCAGTGCGCTGTTCGGCAACGCCACGATCACCAATTCCGGTTCGGTGATCGTAGAGGGTCTGGGCGGTGTCGGCATTGCGGCCCAGGGCGGCAGTTCCGTCATCACCAATTCCGGTCACGTCTTCAGTGACCAGAGCGTGGCGATCTATTTCGGCGCGTCTGGCGCCACGCTGAACCTGTTGGGCGGGACGGCCATCCAGGGGCCGATCGTCTTTTCCGGTGGCGGCAACACCGTCAGTTTCGGCCCTGGGCTTAACGCCGTCATGAGTTTTTCAGGAAGCGGCCCGCCGCAAACCATCCTCACCGGCGGCAGGCCGTTCGTGACCAGCGGCGACAGCGTGGCGGTGGTCGACATCACCGGGTTTGCGAGCAGCGGGCCGCTGATCGAGGACCTTGTCGACGGCATAGCCGGTGTCGCCGAGGCCCGTATGGCTGCCCCAGACGACGGCTTGCCTGCGCTACGGAAAGGTCCGGACGCCTGGATCTCCACTTTCGGCGGGATACGCTCCCAGGGTGGTTCCGGCGCATCGGCCGGGTTCAGCGAGGCGCTGGGCGGTGTGGTCGCCGGCGCTGAAAGGCGCTCGGGCGACGGCTTCCTCGGCGGCTTGTTCCTCGGCGGCGCCGCCGGGTCTACCGAGGTCGACGACGACGCGCAGGAGATCGTCCATCGCGGCGCGTTTGCGGGCGGCTATCTCGGCTATGACGCAGGTGCGCATTTCGCCGAGGCGGCGTTCGTCGCCGGCGTGCTACAGGAGCGCAGCCGCCGCCATGTCGCGAACAATCTGGTGCTCGGCGGCATCGAAACGGCGCGGGCCGATTTCAACGGCGTTTTCCTGAGCCCCTCGGTCACGCTCGGCATGCGGCTGCCGGTGACGGCCGGAACGCTGATACCCAGCGTGCGGCTGCGCTACGCTGGGCTCTTCTTCGACGACTACACGGAGACCGGCTCGGACGGCGATCTTGCGGTCTCGCGGCGTGACGTCAACGTCTTCGAGGCCCGCGGCCAGCTCGGGCTGGCGCTCGCTCCCGTCAGCACGCCAAGCCAGGCCTGGCAAACCACGCTTCGCGCGGGGGTCGACGCGATCGCGCAAAACAGCGACGACGTTTCGGCAACGCTGCTCGGCCAGGACATCTCTTTTCCCGCGGGCGGCAGAAAATTCGTGTTGCGCGGCTTTGCCGGCGCGGACGTCGCGGCGGAGGTGAGCGCCGGCATGACGCTCAATGCCGGCTTAGAGGTGGGTTACGGCAGCGACAATGCCTTCACTGTCTGGGGGGTAGCTCGTCTCAGCAAGGCTTTTTGAGACAGCTGACCGCCGGCCGGCGCCGCGTTTGAAGGTGGCATTCCATCGCCATGGGAAGGCCGTCTACCGAATTATATATTTTTCGAAATCCATTCTGATTTCAGAAGCCTATGCAGTAGAATATTGCTACGGCCGCGAGGGCGATGCCCGGCGGTGAAAATGCAGCGGGGTACGCGACGATGATTTTCCGCCAGCTCTTTGATTCCGTCTCGGGCACATATTCCTATCTGCTCGCCAGTCGCAAGGGCGGCGAGGCGCTGATCATCGATCCGGTGCTGGAGAAGGTCGAGCGTTACCTGCAATTGGTCAACGAACTGGATTTGAGGCTGGTAAAGGCGGTGGATACCCATCTTCACGCCGACCATATCACCGGCCTCGGCGCGTTGCGCGACAGGACGCATTGCGTGACCGTCATGGGCGAGCAGACCAAGGCCGACGTGGTGTCGATGCGGCTTGCCGACGGCGATAAGCTCGGCATTGAGGGGCTGGCGCTCGACGTCATCTACACACCCGGCCACACCGACGATTCCTACAGCTTCGTCCTGCCCGACCGGGTCTTCACCGGCGACACGCTGCTCATCCGCGGCACCGGCCGCACCGACTTCCAGAACGGCGATCCGCGCCAGCAGTATGAATCGATCTTCGGTCGCCTACTCAAGCTGCCCGACGAAACGCTGATCTTCCCGGCGCATGACTATAAGGGCGAGACCGTGTCGACGATCGGCGAGGAGAAGGCCTTCAACCCGCGCCTGCAGGTGAAGTCGGTCGACGAATATGTGAACATCATGAACAATCTGAACCTGGCCAACCCGAAGATGATGGATGTGGCCGTGCCCGCCAACATGCGGGTCGGGCTGCATCAGGACGACATCGCCGCCCGCGGCTGGGCGGTGAGCGCCGAGCAGGCGTTGGCGCTTGTCGGGCGGCCCGACGTGGCGCTGATCGACCTGCGCGAGCAGTCCGAACGCGAGCGCCACGGCGTCATCCCTGGCGCGATCCATCTGCCCTATGCGCGGCTCCAGGAGAACATCATGGCCGGCGGCATGCTGCATGAGCTGGCCAAATCAACAGCCAAGCAGCTGCTGTTCTACTGCGCCTTCGGCGAGCGTTCTGCGATGGCGGTGCAAGCGGCGCAGGATGTCGGGATTTCCAACGCTCGCCACATCCAAGGCGGCATCGACGCCTGGCGGAAGGCAAGCGGGCCGCTATCCCACTAGAGCGTTTCACCGTTTCACGGAAACGGCGATCCGCTCTATCCCTTTGTTTTTACGCAATTCCGGACGGAAAACCGCTCACACTTTTCCTGGAATTGCTCTAGCAACCGACTGGATTCAATTCAGTCCGATCAGCTTGGCGCCGTTGCGGAACAGAGCCTCCCCATCCCGGTCGAAGCGGAAGGTGGCGATGAAATCGTCGGCACGATAGTTCGGCAAGGTGCTGCGGATCGTGGCGGCGAAGGTCCGCGCCTCGTCATGCCGGCCGGCCAGCGCCAGGCAATGGGCGGCGATCGCCAGGATGATGACATGGGCGTTTGGCCTCGCGGCCGCCTTCAGCGCCCATTCGGCCGCCGCTTCGAATTCGCCCAGCCTTGCATGGGCCATGGCGCGCGCGCCCATCATGCCGAACAGCAGCGGATCGAAGGGGCTGAGGTGACGCGAATGGTCGGACGAGCCGATCGCCGATTGCGGGTCGCCCGACTGAGAATGAACGAAAGACAGCGCGTAATGGCCGAGCGCGAAATTGGGGCTGAGGTCGACGGCACTCGCCAGTTCCAGCAGCGCGCCGTCCTGCTCGCCGCGCAGCCATAGCGCGCGGCCCATCGCCCAGTGGGCGGCGGGGTTGCGGTCGTCGACCAGCAGGCTCTGGCCGGCGCTTTCGAAGGCAAGCGCGGTCTCGCGATCGCGGTCGCCCCAGCGCTGGAAAGCGTTCTGCCAATGGGTGAAGGACATGCCGGCATAGGCGCGCGCGAAAGT
This region of Mesorhizobium sp. M2A.F.Ca.ET.046.03.2.1 genomic DNA includes:
- the choV gene encoding choline ABC transporter ATP-binding protein — protein: MTVAVDFKNVDIVFGADQAGSLALIDQGATRAEILEKTGNVLGCAGASLTVHEGEISVLMGLSGSGKSTLLRAVNRLNVVSRGQVLVKDGDRIVDVVTCDEATLRRLRQKQVAMVFQQFGLLPWRTVEENVGFGLELAGVPEAERKARVQKQLQLVHLDQWSKKYAHELSGGMQQRVGLARAFATEAPILLMDEPFSALDPLIRTKLQDELLQLQAELKKTIIFVSHDLEEALKIGSHITIMEGGRIVQTGAPEDIVLRPANDYVRDFIANVNPLSVLTAWNVMRDRRDLEQGEDGWVWLDRRKTTRFKIDEHGLVAAAERDGKPAVWVSCADVERQPEEGAQVFWANPGTPLKTVMLAMHRSQTAPVALFDEGSRFVGAIGIRDVLSAVLRR
- a CDS encoding autotransporter outer membrane beta-barrel domain-containing protein, which encodes MPTSRTGVPGAIALSIVAGVSLGSGAALAQDFVIGNGVIAGQQTMSNAGDTGLVQANGAIETFGAGVDAVQMFNSGQRLTNYGLIARLGGGAANVHSQGPDATILNNGAILAIGDGSIGILSEGGDTQIVNNGTIEALGVATYGIISDAPAGHVDNHGFIGVSGTAAAGIIGDGPDLTVDNSGSIEAYGTAAGGILWQSNGLRLDNSGSIVVSGLASVGIGASGNDITITNSGTVDVFGTASTGISALFGNATITNSGSVIVEGLGGVGIAAQGGSSVITNSGHVFSDQSVAIYFGASGATLNLLGGTAIQGPIVFSGGGNTVSFGPGLNAVMSFSGSGPPQTILTGGRPFVTSGDSVAVVDITGFASSGPLIEDLVDGIAGVAEARMAAPDDGLPALRKGPDAWISTFGGIRSQGGSGASAGFSEALGGVVAGAERRSGDGFLGGLFLGGAAGSTEVDDDAQEIVHRGAFAGGYLGYDAGAHFAEAAFVAGVLQERSRRHVANNLVLGGIETARADFNGVFLSPSVTLGMRLPVTAGTLIPSVRLRYAGLFFDDYTETGSDGDLAVSRRDVNVFEARGQLGLALAPVSTPSQAWQTTLRAGVDAIAQNSDDVSATLLGQDISFPAGGRKFVLRGFAGADVAAEVSAGMTLNAGLEVGYGSDNAFTVWGVARLSKAF
- a CDS encoding MBL fold metallo-hydrolase, with protein sequence MIFRQLFDSVSGTYSYLLASRKGGEALIIDPVLEKVERYLQLVNELDLRLVKAVDTHLHADHITGLGALRDRTHCVTVMGEQTKADVVSMRLADGDKLGIEGLALDVIYTPGHTDDSYSFVLPDRVFTGDTLLIRGTGRTDFQNGDPRQQYESIFGRLLKLPDETLIFPAHDYKGETVSTIGEEKAFNPRLQVKSVDEYVNIMNNLNLANPKMMDVAVPANMRVGLHQDDIAARGWAVSAEQALALVGRPDVALIDLREQSERERHGVIPGAIHLPYARLQENIMAGGMLHELAKSTAKQLLFYCAFGERSAMAVQAAQDVGISNARHIQGGIDAWRKASGPLSH